Proteins co-encoded in one Arachis hypogaea cultivar Tifrunner chromosome 13, arahy.Tifrunner.gnm2.J5K5, whole genome shotgun sequence genomic window:
- the LOC112738430 gene encoding regulator of nonsense transcripts UPF2, with amino-acid sequence MEPQPEEAVARLEELQKSIEAKMTLRQSNLNPDRPDSGFLRTLDSSIKRNTAVIKKLKQINEEQRETLMDELRSVNLSKFVSEAVTAICDAKLRSSDIQAAVQVCSLLHQRYKDFAPCLIQGLLKVFSPGKPGDESDADRNLKAMKKRSTLKLLLELYFVGVIDDGNIFMNIIKDLTGMDQLKDRDAAQTSLTLLSSFARQGRIFLGLPVSGPEIHEEFFKGLNITADQKKVFRKACYAFYDAAAELLQSEHSSLRLMEHENSKILNAKGELSDENIASYEKLRKSYDHLYRNISSLAEALDMQPPVMPEDGHTTRVTTGEEATSAGGKDSSIAEPVWDDEDTRAFYECLPDLRAFVPAVLLGEAEPKTSEQSVKSQDQPTEIVPESDKGQLGNHDSGDASAESIALPEGGSAEKAKDKEEREKSKELEREKEKEKDNDKKGENEKDKLRSLEGTNLDALLQRLPGCVSRDLIDQLTVEFCYLNSKSNRKKLVRALFNVPRTSLELLPYYSRMVATLSTCMKDVSSILLQMLEEEFNFLINKKDQMNIETKIRNIRFIGELCKFKIAPAGLVFSCLKACLDDFTHHNIDVACNLLETCGRFLYRSPETTIRMTNMLEILMRLKNVKNLDPRHSTLVENAYYLCKPPERSARVAKVRPPLHQYIRKLLFSDLDKSTIEHVLRQLRKLPWSECEPYLLKCFLKVYKGKYGQIHLIASLAAGLSRYHDEFAVAIVDEVLEEIRVGLELNDYGMQQRRIAYMRFLGELYNYEHVDSSVIFETLYLIVIYGHGTPEQDALDPPEDCFRIRLIITLLETCGHYFDRGSSKRKLDRFLIHFQRYILSKGALPLDIEFDLQDLFAELRPNMVRYTSVDEVNAALVELEEHDRMVSADKASSEKHSDTEKPLSRTSSNTVVSNGQRIDNGAEENGVQDDVNDSDTDSGSGTIDAEGHDDEELDDENHDDGCETEDDDDDDDDGPGPASDEEDEVHVRQKVTEVDPLEEANFEQELKAVLQESMEQRRQELRGRPTLNMMIPMNVFEGSTKDHHGRGVGGESGDEALSEETGGNKEVQVRVLVKRGNKQQTKQMYIPRDSSLVLSTKQKEAAELQEKEDIKRLVLEYNDREEEELNGLGSQPTNWMLSGGNRTGGRGNTLEGTSSRSGGRHRHHNYTGSGIYYGRRR; translated from the exons GAGGCTGTTGCACGCCTTGAGGAGTTGCAAAAGTCAATTGAGGCAAAGATGACATTACGACAAAGCAATTTGAATCCTGATAGGCCTG ACTCAGGATTTTTAAGGACTCTGGATTCAAGCATTAAGCGCAATACTGCAGTCATTAAGAAACTGAAGCAGATTAATGAAGAGCAGCGTGAAACACTGATGGACGAGTTGCGCAGTGTCAACTTAAGCAAATTTGTCAGTGAAGCTGTGACTGCTATATGTGATGCCAAGCTTAGAAGCTCAGATATACAAGCAGCAGTTCAG GTCTGCTCTTTGCTTCATCAGAGGTACAAGGACTTTGCCCCATGCCTGATTCAAGGACTTCTCAAAGTTTTCTCTCCAGGAAAGCCTGGGGATGAGTCAGATGCAGACAGAAACTTGAAGGCAATGAAGAAACGCAGTACTTTGAAACTTCTATTGGAGCTTTATTTTGTTGGAGTTATTGATGATGGCAACATTTTCATGAATATCATAAAAGATCTAACTGGTATGGATCAGCTAAAAGACCGAGATGCAGCACAAACTAGTTTGACCCTTCTTTCTAGCTTTGCCCGACAAGGGAGAATCTTTCTGGGACTTCCTGTTTCTGGTCCAGAAATTCATGAAGAg TTTTTTAAAGGCCTTAACATTACGGCAGATCAAAAGAAAGTTTTCAGGAAAGCATGTTATGCATTTTATGATGCTGCAGCAGAACTACTTCAGTCTGAGCATTCT TCACTTCGACTAATGGAGCATGAAAATTCTAAGATTCTTAACGCAAAAGGAGAGCTCAGTGATGAAAATATTGCTTCATATGAAAAGCTTCGGAAATCTTATGACCATTTGTATCGTAACATCTCATC ATTGGCAGAGGCACTTGATATGCAACCTCCAGTAATGCCAGAAGATGGTCACACAACAAGAGTTACTACTGGTGAGGAAGCTACATCTGCGGGTGGGAAAGATTCTTCTATAGCTGAACCTGTATGGGATGATGAAGATACAAGGGCTTTCTATGAATGTTTACCCGACCTAAG AGCTTTTGTTCCTGCTGTGCTTTTGGGCGAAGCAGAGCCAAAAACAAGTGAGCAATCAGTGAAGAGTCAAGACCAACCAACT GAAATAGTACCTGAATCTGACAAAGGTCAACTGGGCAACCATGACAGTGGAGATGCATCGGCAGAATCTATTGCTTTGCCAGAGGGAGGAAGTGCAGAAAAAGCGAAGGAtaaggaagaaagagaaaaatcaaaagaattggaaagagagaaggagaaagaaaaagacaaTGACAAAAAGGGGGAAAATGAAAAGGACAAACTCAGAAGCCTTGAGGGGACAAATTTGGATGCTTTATTGCAAAGACTTCCTGGTTGTGTGAGCCGGGACCTTATAGATCAATTGACT GTAGAATTCTGTTatctaaattcaaaatcaaatcggAAAAAACTTGTGAGGGCTTTGTTCAATGTACCAAGGACATCTCTGGAGCTGCTACCATATTACTCACGCATGGTTGCTACACTCTCAACTTGTATGAAGGATGTCTCCTCCATTCTTTTGCAGATGTTGGAGGAGGAATTCAACTTCTTAATAAATAAGAAG GACCAGATGAATATTGAGACAAAGATAAGGAACATCAGGTTCATAGGAGAACTTTGCAAGTTCAAAATTGCCCCTGCTGGCCTAGTCTTTAGTTGTTTGAAG GCCTGTTTAGATGATTTTACTCATCACAACATTGATGTAGCTTGCAATCTTCTTGAAACATGTGGCCGTTTTCTATACCGGTCACCAGAAACTACTATACGTATGACGAACATGTTAGAGATACTGATGCGCTTGAAAAATGTGAAGAACTTAGATCCAAGACATAGCACTTTGGTGGAAAATGCATATTACCTTTGTAAGCCTCCAGAAAGATCTGCACGAGTGGCTAAAGTCCGTCCACCATTGCATCAG TATATCAGAAAATTACTTTTCTCTGATCTGGATAAGTCTACCATTGAGCATGTGTTGAGGCAACTTAGAAAATTACCATGGAGTGAATGTGAACCATATCTTTTGAAATGTTTCCTGAAGGTCTATAAAGGGAAATATGGCCAGATCCATCTGATTGCTTCTCTTGCTGCTGGTTTAAGTCGCTACCATGATGAGTTTGCAGTGGCTATAGTTGATGAG GTTTTGGAGGAGATTAGAGTTGGGCTGGAACTAAATGACTATGGGATGCAGCAAAGACGCATTGCCTACATGAGATTCTTAGGGGAGCTTTACAACTATGAGCATGTGGATTCATCTGTTATTTTTGAGACACTATATCTTATCGTCATCTATGGCCATGGGACACCAGAG CAAGATGCACTGGATCCACCTGAAGATTGTTTTCGTATAAGATTGATCATTACTCTTCTTGAAACCTGTGGACATTACTTTGATCGTGGCTCTTCAAAGAGGAAACTTGATCGATTCCTTATACACTTCCAGAGGTATATTTTAAGCAAAGGTGCACTGCCTCTCGACATTGAATTTGACTTGCAG GATCTGTTTGCGGAGTTGCGCCCCAATATGGTTAGATATACATCTGTTGATGAAGTGAATGCAGCTCTAGTAGAACTTGAAGAACATGATCGGATGGTTTCTGCTGATAAGGCCAGTAGTGAAAAACATTCTGATACTGAGAAGCCTTTGAGTAGGACTAGTTCTAACACAGTGGTAAGCAATGGACAACGCATTGATAATGGTGCAGAAGAGAATGGAGTGCAAGATGATGTTAATGACAGTGACACTGACTCAGGGAGTGGCACCATTGATGCGGAGGGACATGATGATGAAGAGTTGGATGATGAGAATCATGACGATGGATGTGAgactgaggatgatgatgatgatgatgatgatgggccTGGACCTGCTTCTGATGAGGAAGACGAAGTCCATGTGAGACAAAAGGTGACAGAGGTGGACCCTCTGGAGGAAGCCAATTTTGAACAGGAGCTGAAGGCTGTGTTACAG GAGAGTATGGAACAGCGAAGGCAGGAGCTACGAGGCCGTCCTACATTGAACATGATGATTCCAATGAATGTATTTGAGGGATCCACTAAGGATCATCATGGGAGAGGAGTTGGTGGTGAAAGTGGTGATGAGGCATTGAGTGAGGAGACCGGTGGAAACAAAGAGGTTCAAGTGAGAGTTCTTGTGAAGCGTGGGAacaagcagcaaacaaaacagaTGTACATCCCACGGGATTCCTCACTGGTTCTGAGTACAAAACAGAAAGAAGCAGCTGAGCTTCAAGAGAAAGAAGACATTAAGAGGCTTGTCTTGGAGTATAATGATAGAGAAGAGGAGGAGCTTAATGGACTAGGGTCCCAACCAACAAATTGGATGTTGAGTGGCGGCAACAGGACTGGTGGCCGTGGCAACACTTTGGAAGGAACCAGCAGTAGGAGTGGCGGACGGCATCGGCATCACAATTATACTGGCAGTGGCATCTACTACGGCAGGAGGAGGTAA